A single window of Anomaloglossus baeobatrachus isolate aAnoBae1 chromosome 5, aAnoBae1.hap1, whole genome shotgun sequence DNA harbors:
- the CHAD gene encoding chondroadherin yields MEHLSFFLILSVLATVCPILKACPTNCHCHGGDLQHVICYSSGLTKLPKVSEQTRLLNLQKNLFPVLAPNSFKEMKGLVSLHMQYCQIREVSTGAFRGLKKLVYLYLSHNDISVIGAGAFDELSELTYLYMDHNKILEIPKGLLSPLLNLFIFQMNNNKVRELKAGTFTGAKDLRWLYLSENDITALQPGSLDEVENLAIFHVEGNQLSTYPLAAISKLRVVEDFKISRNPIKVIPDYAFQSFGRYMESLSMDHMGLEKFSEKAFVGVTTLKKLNIEGNKLSQLPANAPFSTLQNLTLANNPWHCSCQLAAVRRWMDSSRSRPNATCASPAQYRGQQIRDVGAFRSCKQPTKKSRKGDRH; encoded by the exons ATGGAACATCTCAGTTTCTTTCTCATCCTTAGCGTGCTAGCTACTGTCTGCCCCATCCTGAAGGCATGTCCCACAAACTGTCACTGTCATGGAGGAGATCTGCAGCATGTGATCTGTTACAGCTCAGGGTTAACTAAGCTTCCAAAGGTATCGGAGCAAACTCGTCTGCTAAACCTACAGAAAAATTTATTTCCAGTTCTAGCTCCTAATTCGTTCAAAGAAATGAAAGGACTGGTGTCTTTGCACATGCAGTACTGTCAAATTCGAGAGGTTTCAACTGGGGCATTTCGAGGTTTGAAGAAACTTGTCTATCTGTATTTATCGCACAATGATATCAGTGTGATTGGTGCCGGTGCCTTCGATGAACTATCTGAGCTTACCTATTTATACATGGATCACAACAAAATCCTCGAGATTCCTAAGGGGCTGCTGTCACCACTTCTCAACCTATTCATCTTCCAAATGAACAACAACAAGGTGCGTGAACTTAAAGCAGGCACCTTCACCGGTGCCAAAGATCTGCGGTGGCTGTACCTGTCGGAGAATGACATCACTGCACTGCAGCCAGGATCTCTGGATGAAGTAGAAAACCTGGCTATCTTCCACGTAGAGGGAAACCAGCTGAGTACTTACCCACTAGCTGCCATTAGCAAGCTGAGGGTAGTAGAGGACTTTAAAATATCCCGAAACCCAATCAAAGTCATCCCCGACTATGCCTTCCAGTCCTTTGGTCGATATATGGAGTCTCTGTCGATGGACCACATGGGTTTGGAGAAG TTTTCAGAAAAAGCTTTTGTTGGAGTCACAACCCTGAAGAAGCTTAATATTGAAGGAAACAAGCTGAGCCAGCTTCCTGCCAACGCCCCATTTTCTACCCTGCAAAATTTAACATTGGCAAATAATCCTTGGCACTGTTCCTGTCAACTGGCAGCTGTGAGAAG ATGGATGGACAGTAGCCGATCCCGCCCAAATGCCACTTGTGCAAGCCCAGCCCAGTACCGTGGGCAACAGATAAGAGACGTGGGAGCTTTTCGTAGCTGTAAGCAACCAACAAAGAAATCTCGAAAGGGAGACCGTCACTAA